One Cucurbita pepo subsp. pepo cultivar mu-cu-16 chromosome LG20, ASM280686v2, whole genome shotgun sequence genomic window carries:
- the LOC111783275 gene encoding uncharacterized protein LOC111783275 isoform X1 gives MVDTNSIDVILDFLTRNQFTRAEAALRSELCNHPDLNGLLKKLTLEEKSSGDTLEVEHGDKPMVENRLAGSQINFDVSKELIVKEIECGGGRNGSESKWKNDCVYGERNKSNEAVGTSDRSFTFSQGSDDTVLDLYSWKVKSSNGLSGVSQNDGVKDANNFPELQVSEKSGYHPGEVSESRKANFKTGESVILSGEKRDFWHGNSSTANVETKYDISQRYEPKELDQQVKAASAYVNENTADISWYKGKDSSSSDLLIDCSVKTVFPFSKGDVSNSYDSTICSAKLDAKRKAEVNDIRATIKEQVDEVGRTLYFGRSQDNAEQKTLSSLSLALVAESQKEELPRLPPVKLKSEDKPLILSWKDNFERDGQIAKFTSIDSSLLIGSYLDVPVGQEISSSGGKRNAGGSWLSVSQGIAEDTSDLVSGFATVGDGLSESLDYPNEYWDSDEYDDDDDVGYMRQPIEDETWFLAHEIDYPSDNEKGTGHGSVPDTQDRAQTKGEDDDQSFAEEDSYFSGEQYFQSKHIQPVSTAEDPMGLTVTEMYGRTNENDLMAQYDGQLMDEEELNLMRAEPVWQGFVTQTNELIMLGDGKVVNESRKPRYDDIGADDDQHGSVRSIGVGINSDVADIGSEVRESLVGGSSEGGDLEYFHDHAVGIGGSQLPYNDSDKKYLDRSNRDKKSSSKHQSNKQTSRNDTSTYAQIQNPGDGGFSFPPPLSERQLVQACSSKSLWSNNPSRVINDENDTSLNALMQSNNNILASWGPKNSDSSPDNSLRDENNADAVRSGSSSPSMLSNYHYTERGHTKIENDDKISSVREEDPVASLEDEEAAAVQEQVRQIRSQEEEFESFNLKIVHRKNRTGFEEDKNFHVVLNSVIAGRYHVTEYLGSAAFSKAIQAHDLHTGMDVCIKIIKNNKDFFDQSLDEIKLLKYVNKHDPADKYHILRLYDYFYYREHLLIVCELLKANLYEFHKFNRESGGEVYFTMPRLQSITIQCLEALQFLHGLDLIHCDLKPENILVKSYSRCEVKVIDLGSSCFETDHLCSYVQSRSYRAPEVILGLPYDKKIDIWSLGCILAELCTGNVLFQNDSPATLLARVIGIISPIDQSMLAKGRDTYKYFTKNHMLYERNQESNRLEYLIPKKTSLRHRLPMGDQGFIDFVAHLLEINPKKRPSASEALKHPWLSYPYEPISS, from the exons ATGGTTGATACAAATTCAATCGATGTAATTCTGGACTTCTTAACACGGAATCAGTTCACGAGAGCCGAGGCAGCATTGCGAAGTGAGCTCTGTAACCACCCAGATTTGAATGGGCTTCTCAAGAAACTCACGCTTGAAGAGAAGAGTAGCGGGGACACGTTGGAGGTAGAACACGGGGACAAACCAATGGTGGAGAACCGACTGGCAGGTTCACAAATTAACTTTGATGTCTCCAAGGAACTTATTGTCAAGGAAATAGAGTGTGGAGGTGGTAGAAATGGTTCTGAAAGCAAATGGAAAAATGATTGTGTGTATGGAGAGAGGAATAAATCAAATGAAGCAGTTGGAACAAGTGATAGGAGCTTCACATTTTCTCAAGGTTCAGACGATACTGTGCTTGATTTATATTCATGGAAAGTTAAATCTAGTAATGGTCTGTCTGGAGTTTCCCAGAATGATGGGGTTAAGGATGCAAACAACTTTCCTGAACTTCAGGTATCTGAAAAATCCGGATATCATCCTGGAGAAGTTTCTGAATCAAGAAAAGCCAACTTCAAAACAGGTGAAAGTGTTATTTTATCTGGTGAAAAGAGAGACTTTTGGCATGGAAATTCTAGCACAGCAAATGTGGAAACCAAATATGACATTTCCCAAAGATATGAACCAAAGGAACTAGATCAGCAAGTTAAGGCTGCCTCTGCATACGTTAATGAAAACACTGCAGATATTTCATGGTATAAAGGTAAAGATTCTTCATCATCAGATTTGTTGATTGATTGTTCTGTGAAGACTGTTTTTCCATTCTCCAAGGGAGATGTGTCAAACAGTTATGATAGCACGATTTGTTCTGCCAAACTAGATGCAAAGAGAAAAGCAGAGGTGAATGATATAAGGGCAACAATTAAAGAGCAGGTAGATGAGGTGGGAAGAACTTTATATTTTGGCAGATCTCAGGATAATGCTGAGCAAAAAACTCTAAGCAGTTTAAGTTTAGCTCTCGTGGCTGAAAGTCAGAAGGAGGAATTGCCTCGATTGCCACCTGTTAAACTTAAGTCTGAAGACAAGCCTTTGATTCTTAGTTGGAAGGACAACTTTGAACGTGATGGACAAATTGCAAAATTTACTAGCATTGACAGCTCCCTTCTTATAGGGTCCTATCTAGATGTTCCTGTTGGGCAAGAAATTTCGTCTTCTG GTGGAAAGAGGAATGCTGGTGGCAGTTGGTTGTCTGTAAGCCAGGGAATTGCAGAGGATACATCTGATTTAGTTTCTGGTTTTGCCACTGTTGGTGATGGCTTAAGTGAGTCTCTAGACTATCCTAATGAGTATTGGGACTCTGatgaatatgatgatgatgatgatgttggATACATGCGGCAGCCTATTGAGGATGAGACATGGTTTTTGGCTCATGAGATTGATTATCCAAGTGACAATGAAAAGGGAACAGGGCATGGAAGTGTTCCAGATACGCAGGATAGAGCTCAAACCAAAGGTGAGGATGATGATCAATCTTTCGCTGAGGAGGACTCTTACTTTTCTGGTGAACaatattttcaatcaaaacatATTCAGCCAGTTTCAACTGCAGAGGATCCTATGGGGTTGACTGTGACTGAAATGTATGGGAGGACCAATGAGAATGATTTAATGGCTCAATATGATGGGCAGCTGATGGATGAAGAGGAACTGAACTTGATGCGTGCTGAACCTGTGTGGCAAGGTTTTGTCACCCAGACTAATGAGCTGATAATGTTAGGGGATGGGAAAGTTGTAAACGAGTCTAGAAAACCAAGATATGATGATATTGGTGCGGATGATGATCAACATGGTTCAGTTAGATCAATTGGTGTGGGGATCAATAGCGATGTGGCTGATATTGGCAGTGAAGTACGTGAAAGCTTGGTGGGAGGCAGCAGCGAGGGGGGAGATTTAGAATACTTCCATGACCACGCGGTTGGAATTGGTGGCTCCCAACTTCCGTATAATGATTCAgacaaaaaatatttggatagATCTAACAGGGATAAGAAGAGCTCTAGTAAACATCAgtcaaataaacaaacatcTAGGAATGATACAAGCACGTACGCACAGATACAGAACCCAGGTGATGGGGGATTTTCATTTCCCCCACCGTTGAGCGAGAGACAATTGGTACAGGCATGTTCGAGCAAATCTTTGTGGTCTAACAACCCTAGCAGAGTGAttaatgatgaaaatgataCTTCTTTGAATGCTTTGATGCAATCTAACAACAATATACTGGCTTCTTGGGGGCCAAAAAATTCTGATTCTTCACCTGATAATAGTCTTAGGGATGAAAACAATGCTGATGCTGTAAGGTCCGGTAGTTCAAGTCCTTCCATGCTTTCCAATTATCATTACACGGAAAGAGGGCACACCAAGATAGAAAATGATGATAAAATTAGTAGCGTAAGGGAAGAAGATCCTGTGGCATCACTTGAGGATGAAGAGGCAGCTGCCGTGCAAGAGCAAGTAAGGCAGATAAGGAGTCAAGAGGAGGAATTTGAGTCTTTCAACCTCAAAATTGTTCATCGTAAAAACAG AACTGGCTTTGAGGAGGACAAGAATTTCCATGTGGTATTAAATTCTGTAATAGCTGGACGCTATCATGTCACTGAATATCTTGGGTCAGCTGCATTCAGCAAGGCTATACAAGCACATGACCTGCACACAGGCATGGATGTATGCATAAAGATTATAAAGAacaacaaagatttttttGATCAAAGTCTTGATGAAATAAAGCTTCTAAAATATGTTAATAAGCACGACCCGGCAGACAAATACCACATTCTACGACTATATGATTACTTCTACTATCGG GAGCATCTGTTAATTGTGTGTGAACTTCTGAAGGCAAACCTATATGAGTTTCACAAATTTAATAGAGAATCAGGAGGAGAAGTATACTTCACTATGCCGAGATTGCAG TCCATTACAATTCAATGCTTGGAGGCACTTCAGTTTTTACATGGTCTTGATCTTATACATTGCGACTTGAAGCCTGAAAATATACTGGTGAAAAGTTATAGTAGATGTGAGGTGAAAGTTATCGATCTCGGAAGTAGTTGTTTTGAGACAGATCATCTTTGCTCCTACGTTCAATCCCGATCCTACCGTGCCCCAGAGGTTATCTTGGGACTTCCGTATGATAAGAAGATAGACATATGGTCTCTTGGCTGTATCTTGGCAGAACTTTGTACTGGCAAT GTTCTCTTTCAAAATGATTCACCCGCTACATTACTTGCACGAGTGATTGGAATTATAAGTCCTATTGATCAAAGTATGCTTGCCAAGGGACGAGATACATACAAGTATTTTACCAAGAATCATATGCTGTATGAACGGAATCAG gAAAGCAATAGACTGGAATATCTAATACCGAAAAAGACATCACTACGGCACCGATTGCCAATGGGGGATCAAGGGTTTATTGACTTTGTTGCACATCTGCTTGAGATAAATCCCAAGAAACGCCCTTCTGCATCTGAGGCTCTGAAACACCCATGGCTATCTTATCCATATGAaccgatttcttcatga
- the LOC111783275 gene encoding uncharacterized protein LOC111783275 isoform X4, with translation MVDTNSIDVILDFLTRNQFTRAEAALRSELCNHPDLNGLLKKLTLEEKSSGDTLEVEHGDKPMVENRLAGSQINFDVSKELIVKEIECGGGRNGSESKWKNDCVYGERNKSNEAVGTSDRSFTFSQGSDDTVLDLYSWKVKSSNGLSGVSQNDGVKDANNFPELQVSEKSGYHPGEVSESRKANFKTGESVILSGEKRDFWHGNSSTANVETKYDISQRYEPKELDQQVKAASAYVNENTADISWYKGKDSSSSDLLIDCSVKTVFPFSKGDVSNSYDSTICSAKLDAKRKAEVNDIRATIKEQVDEVGRTLYFGRSQDNAEQKTLSSLSLALVAESQKEELPRLPPVKLKSEDKPLILSWKDNFERDGQIAKFTSIDSSLLIGSYLDVPVGQEISSSGGKRNAGGSWLSVSQGIAEDTSDLVSGFATVGDGLSESLDYPNEYWDSDEYDDDDDVGYMRQPIEDETWFLAHEIDYPSDNEKGTGHGSVPDTQDRAQTKGEDDDQSFAEEDSYFSGEQYFQSKHIQPVSTAEDPMGLTVTEMYGRTNENDLMAQYDGQLMDEEELNLMRAEPVWQGFVTQTNELIMLGDGKVVNESRKPRYDDIGADDDQHGSVRSIGVGINSDVADIGSEVRESLVGGSSEGGDLEYFHDHAVGIGGSQLPYNDSDKKYLDRSNRDKKSSSKHQSNKQTSRNDTSTYAQIQNPGDGGFSFPPPLSERQLVQACSSKSLWSNNPSRVINDENDTSLNALMQSNNNILASWGPKNSDSSPDNSLRDENNADAVRSGSSSPSMLSNYHYTERGHTKIENDDKISSVREEDPVASLEDEEAAAVQEQVRQIRSQEEEFESFNLKIVHRKNRTGFEEDKNFHVVLNSVIAGRYHVTEYLGSAAFSKAIQAHDLHTGMDVCIKIIKNNKDFFDQSLDEIKLLKYVNKHDPADKYHILRLYDYFYYREHLLIVCELLKANLYEFHKFNRESGGEVYFTMPRLQSITIQCLEALQFLHGLDLIHCDLKPENILVKSYSRCEVKVIDLGSSCFETDHLCSYVQSRSYRAPEVILGLPYDKKIDIWSLGCILAELCTGNMDR, from the exons ATGGTTGATACAAATTCAATCGATGTAATTCTGGACTTCTTAACACGGAATCAGTTCACGAGAGCCGAGGCAGCATTGCGAAGTGAGCTCTGTAACCACCCAGATTTGAATGGGCTTCTCAAGAAACTCACGCTTGAAGAGAAGAGTAGCGGGGACACGTTGGAGGTAGAACACGGGGACAAACCAATGGTGGAGAACCGACTGGCAGGTTCACAAATTAACTTTGATGTCTCCAAGGAACTTATTGTCAAGGAAATAGAGTGTGGAGGTGGTAGAAATGGTTCTGAAAGCAAATGGAAAAATGATTGTGTGTATGGAGAGAGGAATAAATCAAATGAAGCAGTTGGAACAAGTGATAGGAGCTTCACATTTTCTCAAGGTTCAGACGATACTGTGCTTGATTTATATTCATGGAAAGTTAAATCTAGTAATGGTCTGTCTGGAGTTTCCCAGAATGATGGGGTTAAGGATGCAAACAACTTTCCTGAACTTCAGGTATCTGAAAAATCCGGATATCATCCTGGAGAAGTTTCTGAATCAAGAAAAGCCAACTTCAAAACAGGTGAAAGTGTTATTTTATCTGGTGAAAAGAGAGACTTTTGGCATGGAAATTCTAGCACAGCAAATGTGGAAACCAAATATGACATTTCCCAAAGATATGAACCAAAGGAACTAGATCAGCAAGTTAAGGCTGCCTCTGCATACGTTAATGAAAACACTGCAGATATTTCATGGTATAAAGGTAAAGATTCTTCATCATCAGATTTGTTGATTGATTGTTCTGTGAAGACTGTTTTTCCATTCTCCAAGGGAGATGTGTCAAACAGTTATGATAGCACGATTTGTTCTGCCAAACTAGATGCAAAGAGAAAAGCAGAGGTGAATGATATAAGGGCAACAATTAAAGAGCAGGTAGATGAGGTGGGAAGAACTTTATATTTTGGCAGATCTCAGGATAATGCTGAGCAAAAAACTCTAAGCAGTTTAAGTTTAGCTCTCGTGGCTGAAAGTCAGAAGGAGGAATTGCCTCGATTGCCACCTGTTAAACTTAAGTCTGAAGACAAGCCTTTGATTCTTAGTTGGAAGGACAACTTTGAACGTGATGGACAAATTGCAAAATTTACTAGCATTGACAGCTCCCTTCTTATAGGGTCCTATCTAGATGTTCCTGTTGGGCAAGAAATTTCGTCTTCTG GTGGAAAGAGGAATGCTGGTGGCAGTTGGTTGTCTGTAAGCCAGGGAATTGCAGAGGATACATCTGATTTAGTTTCTGGTTTTGCCACTGTTGGTGATGGCTTAAGTGAGTCTCTAGACTATCCTAATGAGTATTGGGACTCTGatgaatatgatgatgatgatgatgttggATACATGCGGCAGCCTATTGAGGATGAGACATGGTTTTTGGCTCATGAGATTGATTATCCAAGTGACAATGAAAAGGGAACAGGGCATGGAAGTGTTCCAGATACGCAGGATAGAGCTCAAACCAAAGGTGAGGATGATGATCAATCTTTCGCTGAGGAGGACTCTTACTTTTCTGGTGAACaatattttcaatcaaaacatATTCAGCCAGTTTCAACTGCAGAGGATCCTATGGGGTTGACTGTGACTGAAATGTATGGGAGGACCAATGAGAATGATTTAATGGCTCAATATGATGGGCAGCTGATGGATGAAGAGGAACTGAACTTGATGCGTGCTGAACCTGTGTGGCAAGGTTTTGTCACCCAGACTAATGAGCTGATAATGTTAGGGGATGGGAAAGTTGTAAACGAGTCTAGAAAACCAAGATATGATGATATTGGTGCGGATGATGATCAACATGGTTCAGTTAGATCAATTGGTGTGGGGATCAATAGCGATGTGGCTGATATTGGCAGTGAAGTACGTGAAAGCTTGGTGGGAGGCAGCAGCGAGGGGGGAGATTTAGAATACTTCCATGACCACGCGGTTGGAATTGGTGGCTCCCAACTTCCGTATAATGATTCAgacaaaaaatatttggatagATCTAACAGGGATAAGAAGAGCTCTAGTAAACATCAgtcaaataaacaaacatcTAGGAATGATACAAGCACGTACGCACAGATACAGAACCCAGGTGATGGGGGATTTTCATTTCCCCCACCGTTGAGCGAGAGACAATTGGTACAGGCATGTTCGAGCAAATCTTTGTGGTCTAACAACCCTAGCAGAGTGAttaatgatgaaaatgataCTTCTTTGAATGCTTTGATGCAATCTAACAACAATATACTGGCTTCTTGGGGGCCAAAAAATTCTGATTCTTCACCTGATAATAGTCTTAGGGATGAAAACAATGCTGATGCTGTAAGGTCCGGTAGTTCAAGTCCTTCCATGCTTTCCAATTATCATTACACGGAAAGAGGGCACACCAAGATAGAAAATGATGATAAAATTAGTAGCGTAAGGGAAGAAGATCCTGTGGCATCACTTGAGGATGAAGAGGCAGCTGCCGTGCAAGAGCAAGTAAGGCAGATAAGGAGTCAAGAGGAGGAATTTGAGTCTTTCAACCTCAAAATTGTTCATCGTAAAAACAG AACTGGCTTTGAGGAGGACAAGAATTTCCATGTGGTATTAAATTCTGTAATAGCTGGACGCTATCATGTCACTGAATATCTTGGGTCAGCTGCATTCAGCAAGGCTATACAAGCACATGACCTGCACACAGGCATGGATGTATGCATAAAGATTATAAAGAacaacaaagatttttttGATCAAAGTCTTGATGAAATAAAGCTTCTAAAATATGTTAATAAGCACGACCCGGCAGACAAATACCACATTCTACGACTATATGATTACTTCTACTATCGG GAGCATCTGTTAATTGTGTGTGAACTTCTGAAGGCAAACCTATATGAGTTTCACAAATTTAATAGAGAATCAGGAGGAGAAGTATACTTCACTATGCCGAGATTGCAG TCCATTACAATTCAATGCTTGGAGGCACTTCAGTTTTTACATGGTCTTGATCTTATACATTGCGACTTGAAGCCTGAAAATATACTGGTGAAAAGTTATAGTAGATGTGAGGTGAAAGTTATCGATCTCGGAAGTAGTTGTTTTGAGACAGATCATCTTTGCTCCTACGTTCAATCCCGATCCTACCGTGCCCCAGAGGTTATCTTGGGACTTCCGTATGATAAGAAGATAGACATATGGTCTCTTGGCTGTATCTTGGCAGAACTTTGTACTGGCAAT ATGGATAGGTAG
- the LOC111783275 gene encoding uncharacterized protein LOC111783275 isoform X3 translates to MVDTNSIDVILDFLTRNQFTRAEAALRSELCNHPDLNGLLKKLTLEEKSSGDTLEVEHGDKPMVENRLAGSQINFDVSKELIVKEIECGGGRNGSESKWKNDCVYGERNKSNEAVGTSDRSFTFSQGSDDTVLDLYSWKVKSSNGLSGVSQNDGVKDANNFPELQVSEKSGYHPGEVSESRKANFKTGESVILSGEKRDFWHGNSSTANVETKYDISQRYEPKELDQQVKAASAYVNENTADISWYKGKDSSSSDLLIDCSVKTVFPFSKGDVSNSYDSTICSAKLDAKRKAEVNDIRATIKEQVDEVGRTLYFGRSQDNAEQKTLSSLSLALVAESQKEELPRLPPVKLKSEDKPLILSWKDNFERDGQIAKFTSIDSSLLIGSYLDVPVGQEISSSGGKRNAGGSWLSVSQGIAEDTSDLVSGFATVGDGLSESLDYPNEYWDSDEYDDDDDVGYMRQPIEDETWFLAHEIDYPSDNEKGTGHGSVPDTQDRAQTKGEDDDQSFAEEDSYFSGEQYFQSKHIQPVSTAEDPMGLTVTEMYGRTNENDLMAQYDGQLMDEEELNLMRAEPVWQGFVTQTNELIMLGDGKVVNESRKPRYDDIGADDDQHGSVRSIGVGINSDVADIGSEVRESLVGGSSEGGDLEYFHDHAVGIGGSQLPYNDSDKKYLDRSNRDKKSSSKHQSNKQTSRNDTSTYAQIQNPGDGGFSFPPPLSERQLVQACSSKSLWSNNPSRVINDENDTSLNALMQSNNNILASWGPKNSDSSPDNSLRDENNADAVRSGSSSPSMLSNYHYTERGHTKIENDDKISSVREEDPVASLEDEEAAAVQEQVRQIRSQEEEFESFNLKIVHRKNRTGFEEDKNFHVVLNSVIAGRYHVTEYLGSAAFSKAIQAHDLHTGMDVCIKIIKNNKDFFDQSLDEIKLLKYVNKHDPADKYHILRLYDYFYYREHLLIVCELLKANLYEFHKFNRESGGEVYFTMPRLQSITIQCLEALQFLHGLDLIHCDLKPENILVKSYSRCEVKVIDLGSSCFETDHLCSYVQSRSYRAPEVILGLPYDKKIDIWSLGCILAELCTGNVVSQPEIRDLESRTRATNYARKTR, encoded by the exons ATGGTTGATACAAATTCAATCGATGTAATTCTGGACTTCTTAACACGGAATCAGTTCACGAGAGCCGAGGCAGCATTGCGAAGTGAGCTCTGTAACCACCCAGATTTGAATGGGCTTCTCAAGAAACTCACGCTTGAAGAGAAGAGTAGCGGGGACACGTTGGAGGTAGAACACGGGGACAAACCAATGGTGGAGAACCGACTGGCAGGTTCACAAATTAACTTTGATGTCTCCAAGGAACTTATTGTCAAGGAAATAGAGTGTGGAGGTGGTAGAAATGGTTCTGAAAGCAAATGGAAAAATGATTGTGTGTATGGAGAGAGGAATAAATCAAATGAAGCAGTTGGAACAAGTGATAGGAGCTTCACATTTTCTCAAGGTTCAGACGATACTGTGCTTGATTTATATTCATGGAAAGTTAAATCTAGTAATGGTCTGTCTGGAGTTTCCCAGAATGATGGGGTTAAGGATGCAAACAACTTTCCTGAACTTCAGGTATCTGAAAAATCCGGATATCATCCTGGAGAAGTTTCTGAATCAAGAAAAGCCAACTTCAAAACAGGTGAAAGTGTTATTTTATCTGGTGAAAAGAGAGACTTTTGGCATGGAAATTCTAGCACAGCAAATGTGGAAACCAAATATGACATTTCCCAAAGATATGAACCAAAGGAACTAGATCAGCAAGTTAAGGCTGCCTCTGCATACGTTAATGAAAACACTGCAGATATTTCATGGTATAAAGGTAAAGATTCTTCATCATCAGATTTGTTGATTGATTGTTCTGTGAAGACTGTTTTTCCATTCTCCAAGGGAGATGTGTCAAACAGTTATGATAGCACGATTTGTTCTGCCAAACTAGATGCAAAGAGAAAAGCAGAGGTGAATGATATAAGGGCAACAATTAAAGAGCAGGTAGATGAGGTGGGAAGAACTTTATATTTTGGCAGATCTCAGGATAATGCTGAGCAAAAAACTCTAAGCAGTTTAAGTTTAGCTCTCGTGGCTGAAAGTCAGAAGGAGGAATTGCCTCGATTGCCACCTGTTAAACTTAAGTCTGAAGACAAGCCTTTGATTCTTAGTTGGAAGGACAACTTTGAACGTGATGGACAAATTGCAAAATTTACTAGCATTGACAGCTCCCTTCTTATAGGGTCCTATCTAGATGTTCCTGTTGGGCAAGAAATTTCGTCTTCTG GTGGAAAGAGGAATGCTGGTGGCAGTTGGTTGTCTGTAAGCCAGGGAATTGCAGAGGATACATCTGATTTAGTTTCTGGTTTTGCCACTGTTGGTGATGGCTTAAGTGAGTCTCTAGACTATCCTAATGAGTATTGGGACTCTGatgaatatgatgatgatgatgatgttggATACATGCGGCAGCCTATTGAGGATGAGACATGGTTTTTGGCTCATGAGATTGATTATCCAAGTGACAATGAAAAGGGAACAGGGCATGGAAGTGTTCCAGATACGCAGGATAGAGCTCAAACCAAAGGTGAGGATGATGATCAATCTTTCGCTGAGGAGGACTCTTACTTTTCTGGTGAACaatattttcaatcaaaacatATTCAGCCAGTTTCAACTGCAGAGGATCCTATGGGGTTGACTGTGACTGAAATGTATGGGAGGACCAATGAGAATGATTTAATGGCTCAATATGATGGGCAGCTGATGGATGAAGAGGAACTGAACTTGATGCGTGCTGAACCTGTGTGGCAAGGTTTTGTCACCCAGACTAATGAGCTGATAATGTTAGGGGATGGGAAAGTTGTAAACGAGTCTAGAAAACCAAGATATGATGATATTGGTGCGGATGATGATCAACATGGTTCAGTTAGATCAATTGGTGTGGGGATCAATAGCGATGTGGCTGATATTGGCAGTGAAGTACGTGAAAGCTTGGTGGGAGGCAGCAGCGAGGGGGGAGATTTAGAATACTTCCATGACCACGCGGTTGGAATTGGTGGCTCCCAACTTCCGTATAATGATTCAgacaaaaaatatttggatagATCTAACAGGGATAAGAAGAGCTCTAGTAAACATCAgtcaaataaacaaacatcTAGGAATGATACAAGCACGTACGCACAGATACAGAACCCAGGTGATGGGGGATTTTCATTTCCCCCACCGTTGAGCGAGAGACAATTGGTACAGGCATGTTCGAGCAAATCTTTGTGGTCTAACAACCCTAGCAGAGTGAttaatgatgaaaatgataCTTCTTTGAATGCTTTGATGCAATCTAACAACAATATACTGGCTTCTTGGGGGCCAAAAAATTCTGATTCTTCACCTGATAATAGTCTTAGGGATGAAAACAATGCTGATGCTGTAAGGTCCGGTAGTTCAAGTCCTTCCATGCTTTCCAATTATCATTACACGGAAAGAGGGCACACCAAGATAGAAAATGATGATAAAATTAGTAGCGTAAGGGAAGAAGATCCTGTGGCATCACTTGAGGATGAAGAGGCAGCTGCCGTGCAAGAGCAAGTAAGGCAGATAAGGAGTCAAGAGGAGGAATTTGAGTCTTTCAACCTCAAAATTGTTCATCGTAAAAACAG AACTGGCTTTGAGGAGGACAAGAATTTCCATGTGGTATTAAATTCTGTAATAGCTGGACGCTATCATGTCACTGAATATCTTGGGTCAGCTGCATTCAGCAAGGCTATACAAGCACATGACCTGCACACAGGCATGGATGTATGCATAAAGATTATAAAGAacaacaaagatttttttGATCAAAGTCTTGATGAAATAAAGCTTCTAAAATATGTTAATAAGCACGACCCGGCAGACAAATACCACATTCTACGACTATATGATTACTTCTACTATCGG GAGCATCTGTTAATTGTGTGTGAACTTCTGAAGGCAAACCTATATGAGTTTCACAAATTTAATAGAGAATCAGGAGGAGAAGTATACTTCACTATGCCGAGATTGCAG TCCATTACAATTCAATGCTTGGAGGCACTTCAGTTTTTACATGGTCTTGATCTTATACATTGCGACTTGAAGCCTGAAAATATACTGGTGAAAAGTTATAGTAGATGTGAGGTGAAAGTTATCGATCTCGGAAGTAGTTGTTTTGAGACAGATCATCTTTGCTCCTACGTTCAATCCCGATCCTACCGTGCCCCAGAGGTTATCTTGGGACTTCCGTATGATAAGAAGATAGACATATGGTCTCTTGGCTGTATCTTGGCAGAACTTTGTACTGGCAAT GTAGTGTCACAACCCGAAATTCGAGACTTGGAATCAAGGACGAGAGCAACAAACTATGCAAGGAAAACACGGtag